A single Triticum dicoccoides isolate Atlit2015 ecotype Zavitan chromosome 2A, WEW_v2.0, whole genome shotgun sequence DNA region contains:
- the LOC119353716 gene encoding patatin-like protein 2 isoform X2: MASGSSSEEGARQNSADKDKLITVLSIDGGSVRGIIPATILAFLGEELKKLDGPEARIADYFDVVAGTSTGGLLTVMLTAPDKNGRPLFDAKELAQFYMDESPKIFPQKNSFFGKIATALRMVRGPKYNGKYLHALLRRYLGETKLDGTLTNVVIPTFDITYLQPTIFSSFQLKHSPAKNALLSDIAISTSAAPTFFPAHYFEAKDDKGEPRAFNLIDGGLAANNPTLCAMSQVSQDIIVGDGEFFVENPVEYGKFMVVSVGCGLNPKESYSAKDAAKWGILNWIVKDGTAPLVDMFNAASADMVDIHLSVLFGALRSSHRYLRIQYDQLSGSAGSIDDCSKENMDRLVQIGHELLRKNVSRVDLETGRNVEMPGLGTNAEQLAKFAKHLSDERRRRKKVLQIN; encoded by the exons ATGGCGAGTGGTAGTTCTTCGGAAGAAGGAGCACGCCAGAACTCCGCCGACAAGGACAAGCTGATCACCGTTCTGAGCATCGATGGCGGCAGCGTCAGAGGGATCATTCCGGCCACCATCCTCGCCTTCCTTGGAGAGGAGCTTAAG AAACTGGATGGGCCAGAAGCTAGGATCGCAGACTACTTTGATGTTGTCGCTGGCACGAGCACCGGCGGCCTCTTGACGGTGATGCTCACGGCGCCGGACAAGAACGGGCGGCCTTTGTTCGATGCCAAGGAGCTTGCTCAGTTCTACATGGACGAGTCGCCCAAGATCTTCCCACAGAA GAACTCGTTCTTTGGCAAGATCGCCACAGCTCTGAGGATGGTGCGAGGGCCCAAGTACAACGGGAAGTACCTCCATGCGCTGCTTCGTCGGTACCTTGGTGAGACCAAGTTGGACGGTACGCTGACCAATGTGGTCATCCCGACCTTCGATATCACATACCTGCAACCCACGATTTTCTCGAGCTTTCAG TTGAAGCACTCGCCTGCGAAAAACGCACTCCTGTCAGACATCGCGATCAGCACCTCCGCCGCGCCGACGTTCTTTCCGGCGCACTACTTCGAGGCCAAGGACGACAAAGGCGAGCCGAGGGCCTTCAACCTCATCGACGGCGGCCTCGCCGCCAACAACCCC ACGCTATGCGCGATGAGCCAAGTGTCGCAGGACATCATCGTGGGGGACGGCGAGTTCTTCGTGGAGAACCCGGTCGAGTACGGCAAGTTCATGGTGGTCTCCGTCGGCTGCGGGCTGAACCCGAAAGAGAGCTACAGCGCCAAGGACGCCGCCAAGTGGGGGATCCTGAACTGGATCGTCAAGGACGGCACCGCCCCCCTCGTCGACATGTTCAACGCCGCCAGCGCCGACATGGTGGACATCCACCTCTCCGTCCTCTTCGGCGCCCTGCGCTCCTCCCACCGCTACCTGCGCATCCAGTACGATCAGCTGAGCGGGAGTGCCGGTTCCATCGACGACTGCTCGAAGGAGAACATGGACAGGCTGGTGCAGATCGGGCACGAGCTCCTCAGGAAGAACGTGTCCCGGGTGGACCTGGAGACCGGCCGGAACGTGGAGATGCCCGGCCTAGGCACCAACGCGGAGCAGCTCGCCAAGTTCGCAAAGCACCTGTCCGACGAGCGGCGCCGGCGCAAAAAGGTGCTTCAGATTAACTAG
- the LOC119353716 gene encoding patatin-like protein 2 isoform X1 has protein sequence MASGSSSEEGARQNSADKDKLITVLSIDGGSVRGIIPATILAFLGEELKKLDGPEARIADYFDVVAGTSTGGLLTVMLTAPDKNGRPLFDAKELAQFYMDESPKIFPQNCRNSFFGKIATALRMVRGPKYNGKYLHALLRRYLGETKLDGTLTNVVIPTFDITYLQPTIFSSFQLKHSPAKNALLSDIAISTSAAPTFFPAHYFEAKDDKGEPRAFNLIDGGLAANNPTLCAMSQVSQDIIVGDGEFFVENPVEYGKFMVVSVGCGLNPKESYSAKDAAKWGILNWIVKDGTAPLVDMFNAASADMVDIHLSVLFGALRSSHRYLRIQYDQLSGSAGSIDDCSKENMDRLVQIGHELLRKNVSRVDLETGRNVEMPGLGTNAEQLAKFAKHLSDERRRRKKVLQIN, from the exons ATGGCGAGTGGTAGTTCTTCGGAAGAAGGAGCACGCCAGAACTCCGCCGACAAGGACAAGCTGATCACCGTTCTGAGCATCGATGGCGGCAGCGTCAGAGGGATCATTCCGGCCACCATCCTCGCCTTCCTTGGAGAGGAGCTTAAG AAACTGGATGGGCCAGAAGCTAGGATCGCAGACTACTTTGATGTTGTCGCTGGCACGAGCACCGGCGGCCTCTTGACGGTGATGCTCACGGCGCCGGACAAGAACGGGCGGCCTTTGTTCGATGCCAAGGAGCTTGCTCAGTTCTACATGGACGAGTCGCCCAAGATCTTCCCACAGAA TTGCAGGAACTCGTTCTTTGGCAAGATCGCCACAGCTCTGAGGATGGTGCGAGGGCCCAAGTACAACGGGAAGTACCTCCATGCGCTGCTTCGTCGGTACCTTGGTGAGACCAAGTTGGACGGTACGCTGACCAATGTGGTCATCCCGACCTTCGATATCACATACCTGCAACCCACGATTTTCTCGAGCTTTCAG TTGAAGCACTCGCCTGCGAAAAACGCACTCCTGTCAGACATCGCGATCAGCACCTCCGCCGCGCCGACGTTCTTTCCGGCGCACTACTTCGAGGCCAAGGACGACAAAGGCGAGCCGAGGGCCTTCAACCTCATCGACGGCGGCCTCGCCGCCAACAACCCC ACGCTATGCGCGATGAGCCAAGTGTCGCAGGACATCATCGTGGGGGACGGCGAGTTCTTCGTGGAGAACCCGGTCGAGTACGGCAAGTTCATGGTGGTCTCCGTCGGCTGCGGGCTGAACCCGAAAGAGAGCTACAGCGCCAAGGACGCCGCCAAGTGGGGGATCCTGAACTGGATCGTCAAGGACGGCACCGCCCCCCTCGTCGACATGTTCAACGCCGCCAGCGCCGACATGGTGGACATCCACCTCTCCGTCCTCTTCGGCGCCCTGCGCTCCTCCCACCGCTACCTGCGCATCCAGTACGATCAGCTGAGCGGGAGTGCCGGTTCCATCGACGACTGCTCGAAGGAGAACATGGACAGGCTGGTGCAGATCGGGCACGAGCTCCTCAGGAAGAACGTGTCCCGGGTGGACCTGGAGACCGGCCGGAACGTGGAGATGCCCGGCCTAGGCACCAACGCGGAGCAGCTCGCCAAGTTCGCAAAGCACCTGTCCGACGAGCGGCGCCGGCGCAAAAAGGTGCTTCAGATTAACTAG